In Salmo trutta unplaced genomic scaffold, fSalTru1.1, whole genome shotgun sequence, a single genomic region encodes these proteins:
- the LOC115188435 gene encoding glucoside xylosyltransferase 1-like isoform X2 yields the protein MDLSVGGGLGRKTFLHRAAASQRSDIGQETRRGPDETGPGDQHWYTRYIMREAEGRDWTAAPMHLAVVACGQRLEETLTMLKSAVMLSIKPLCLHIFAEDQLHASFIEALESWPSSFRSRFNYTLYPITFPHENAGEWKKLFKPCASQRLFLPLILKEVDSLVYVDSDILFLQPVDALWSLLAHFNASQLAAMAPEHEEPRIAWYSRFARHPYYGRTGINSGVMLMNMTRIRATHFKNDMTSVGLRWEELLMPLLQKYKLNMTWGDQDLLNIIFHHNPECLLEVPCHWNYRPDHCIYGSNCGSAEEEGIFILHGNRGVYHDLKQPAFRAVYDAIRQYSFREDPVSSLLVPLEEELLKTTRSYCGKSHVLFTKRLAHSLANVNRDAQRPHGR from the exons ATGG ATCTGTCGGTCGGAGGAGGACTGGGTCGGAAGACTTTCCTCCATCGAGCCGCGGCCTCTCAGCGAAGCGACATTGGACAAGAAACCAGGCGAGGGCCGGACGAAACAGGCCCAGGCGATCAACACTGGTACACTAG GTACATCATGAGGGAAGCAGAGGGCCGTGATTGGACGGCGGCACCCATGCACCTGGCTGTAGTGGCCTGCGGACAGAGACTAGAGGAGACTCTCACCATGCTGAAGTCTGCTGTTATGCTCAGCATCAAACCACTGTGCCTACACATCTTCGCTGAAGACCAGCTGCACGCCAGCTTTATAGAAGCT ttagAGTCGTGGCCAAGTTCGTTCCGCTCCAGGTTTAACTACACTCTGTACCCCATCACCTTTCCCCATGAGAATGCTGGAGAGTGGAAGAAGCTCTTCAAACCATGTGCTTCTCAGAGACTCTTCCTACCT CTCATCCTAAAGGAGGTGGATTCTCTAGTCTACGTGGACTCGGACATCTTGTTCCTCCAGCCTGTCGACGCTCTGTGGTCCCTGCTAGCTCACTTCAACGCTAGCCAGCTGGCCGCCATGGCGCCGGAGCACGAGGAGCCACGCATCGCCTGGTACAGCCGCTTTGCCCGCCACCCCTACTATGGCAGGACGGGCATCAACTCTGGAGTCATGCTCATGAACATGACACGCATCAGGGCCACACACTTCAAG AATGACATGACGTCAGTGGGTCTGAGGTGGGAGGAGCTGCTGATGCCCCTACTGCAGAAATATAAACTAAACATGACCTGGGGAGACCAGGACCTGCTCAACATCATCTTCCATCACAACCCTG AGTGTCTGTTGGAAGTCCCCTGCCACTGGAACTACCGTCCAGACCACTGTATCTACGGCAGTAACTGTGGCTCCGCGGAGGAGGAGGGTATCTTTATCCTGCACGGGAACAGAGGAGTGTACCATGACCTCAAACAGCCTGCCTTCAGGGCCGTCTACGACGCCATACGACAG TACTCATTTAGGGAGGATCCTGTGAGCTCTCTGCTGGTCCCACTGGAAGAAGAGCTGTTGAAGACTACCCGTTCATACTGTGGTAAATCACATGTTCTGTTTACTAAGAGACTGGCTCACAGCCTGGCCAACGTCAACAGAGATGCTCAGCGTCCACATGGACGGTAG
- the LOC115188435 gene encoding glucoside xylosyltransferase 1-like isoform X1, translating into MRRYIRAFLVCMLFAVFSALYVYSKLFYSDLSVGGGLGRKTFLHRAAASQRSDIGQETRRGPDETGPGDQHWYTRYIMREAEGRDWTAAPMHLAVVACGQRLEETLTMLKSAVMLSIKPLCLHIFAEDQLHASFIEALESWPSSFRSRFNYTLYPITFPHENAGEWKKLFKPCASQRLFLPLILKEVDSLVYVDSDILFLQPVDALWSLLAHFNASQLAAMAPEHEEPRIAWYSRFARHPYYGRTGINSGVMLMNMTRIRATHFKNDMTSVGLRWEELLMPLLQKYKLNMTWGDQDLLNIIFHHNPECLLEVPCHWNYRPDHCIYGSNCGSAEEEGIFILHGNRGVYHDLKQPAFRAVYDAIRQYSFREDPVSSLLVPLEEELLKTTRSYCGKSHVLFTKRLAHSLANVNRDAQRPHGR; encoded by the exons ATGCGGCGTTACATTCGTGCATTCCTCGTGTGCATGTTGTTTGCCGTGTTCTCGGCCTTGTACGTGTATAGTAAACTATTTTATTCAGATCTGTCGGTCGGAGGAGGACTGGGTCGGAAGACTTTCCTCCATCGAGCCGCGGCCTCTCAGCGAAGCGACATTGGACAAGAAACCAGGCGAGGGCCGGACGAAACAGGCCCAGGCGATCAACACTGGTACACTAG GTACATCATGAGGGAAGCAGAGGGCCGTGATTGGACGGCGGCACCCATGCACCTGGCTGTAGTGGCCTGCGGACAGAGACTAGAGGAGACTCTCACCATGCTGAAGTCTGCTGTTATGCTCAGCATCAAACCACTGTGCCTACACATCTTCGCTGAAGACCAGCTGCACGCCAGCTTTATAGAAGCT ttagAGTCGTGGCCAAGTTCGTTCCGCTCCAGGTTTAACTACACTCTGTACCCCATCACCTTTCCCCATGAGAATGCTGGAGAGTGGAAGAAGCTCTTCAAACCATGTGCTTCTCAGAGACTCTTCCTACCT CTCATCCTAAAGGAGGTGGATTCTCTAGTCTACGTGGACTCGGACATCTTGTTCCTCCAGCCTGTCGACGCTCTGTGGTCCCTGCTAGCTCACTTCAACGCTAGCCAGCTGGCCGCCATGGCGCCGGAGCACGAGGAGCCACGCATCGCCTGGTACAGCCGCTTTGCCCGCCACCCCTACTATGGCAGGACGGGCATCAACTCTGGAGTCATGCTCATGAACATGACACGCATCAGGGCCACACACTTCAAG AATGACATGACGTCAGTGGGTCTGAGGTGGGAGGAGCTGCTGATGCCCCTACTGCAGAAATATAAACTAAACATGACCTGGGGAGACCAGGACCTGCTCAACATCATCTTCCATCACAACCCTG AGTGTCTGTTGGAAGTCCCCTGCCACTGGAACTACCGTCCAGACCACTGTATCTACGGCAGTAACTGTGGCTCCGCGGAGGAGGAGGGTATCTTTATCCTGCACGGGAACAGAGGAGTGTACCATGACCTCAAACAGCCTGCCTTCAGGGCCGTCTACGACGCCATACGACAG TACTCATTTAGGGAGGATCCTGTGAGCTCTCTGCTGGTCCCACTGGAAGAAGAGCTGTTGAAGACTACCCGTTCATACTGTGGTAAATCACATGTTCTGTTTACTAAGAGACTGGCTCACAGCCTGGCCAACGTCAACAGAGATGCTCAGCGTCCACATGGACGGTAG